A genome region from Chengkuizengella sp. SCS-71B includes the following:
- a CDS encoding methylated-DNA--[protein]-cysteine S-methyltransferase, which translates to MTREYIQYYSSPVGLIQCKSDDNRLIEVNFVEEENEQASLKIPSILKETLKQLDEYFAGTRTKFDVKLHLNGTEFQDTVWKELTNIPYGEAVSYKTVAERIGNGKAVRAIGNANNKNKIVIIVPCHRVMGSNGKLVGYGGGLWRKKWLLNHENIAFH; encoded by the coding sequence ATGACTAGAGAATATATTCAATACTATTCTTCACCAGTAGGACTTATACAATGTAAAAGTGATGACAATCGATTAATAGAAGTAAATTTTGTCGAGGAAGAGAATGAGCAAGCTTCATTAAAAATTCCATCAATTTTAAAAGAAACTCTTAAGCAGTTGGATGAATACTTTGCAGGGACAAGGACGAAATTTGATGTAAAACTACATTTAAATGGCACAGAATTTCAGGATACAGTATGGAAGGAACTAACTAATATTCCTTATGGAGAAGCAGTTTCTTATAAAACTGTAGCAGAAAGAATTGGGAATGGAAAAGCAGTAAGAGCAATTGGGAATGCAAATAATAAAAACAAAATTGTGATCATTGTTCCGTGCCATAGAGTTATGGGCAGTAATGGGAAGTTAGTAGGCTATGGCGGAGGATTATGGAGAAAAAAGTGGTTGTTGAACCACGAAAATATAGCTTTTCATTGA
- a CDS encoding DinB family protein, translated as MEFVTEIRNKLIQSVEDLNDEQINQKQTNDDWSILQVLHHLYLTEHVIQAGFKHVIQKNKQNQTTIKSFEIVTNRTIKREAPDYTQPTDQYMSKQEILSLLSESRDQLIGILNNIEDSLLSHLSMSHPLLGRLNLDQYLEFIGIHEQRHIKQIEDLKASMIVS; from the coding sequence ATGGAATTTGTAACAGAAATTAGAAATAAGTTAATCCAAAGTGTAGAGGATCTGAATGATGAACAAATAAATCAAAAGCAGACAAATGACGATTGGAGTATATTGCAAGTACTTCACCATTTGTATTTAACAGAGCATGTTATTCAAGCTGGTTTCAAACATGTAATCCAAAAAAATAAACAAAATCAAACAACGATCAAATCATTTGAGATTGTAACGAATCGAACAATTAAAAGAGAGGCCCCAGATTATACTCAACCAACTGATCAATACATGTCAAAACAAGAAATTTTGAGTCTATTAAGTGAGTCAAGAGATCAATTGATTGGTATTTTGAATAATATTGAAGATAGCCTTTTGTCACATCTTTCTATGTCACATCCTTTATTAGGCCGTTTAAACCTAGATCAATATTTGGAATTTATAGGTATTCATGAACAAAGACATATAAAACAAATAGAAGACTTGAAAGCTAGTATGATAGTAAGCTAA
- the bluB gene encoding 5,6-dimethylbenzimidazole synthase encodes MFSDQERDAIYKVIRKRRDVRSFLTKCIPEEVIERIIEAGHHAPSVGFMQPWNFIIVRSQKIKEQLAWAADKERRALAIHYEGERQDHFLSLKVEGLKEAPITICVTCDPTRGGTHVLGRNSIPETDMMSVACSIQNMWLASCAEGIALGWVSFYKKNDIREIMKIPPHIDPVALLSLGYTDEYPEAPILETSKWAKREEISKLIYVNHWGLKK; translated from the coding sequence ATGTTTTCTGATCAAGAGCGAGATGCAATTTATAAGGTGATCCGTAAGAGAAGAGATGTTCGTTCATTTTTAACTAAATGTATACCAGAAGAAGTGATTGAAAGAATCATTGAAGCAGGACACCATGCACCATCTGTTGGATTTATGCAACCATGGAATTTTATTATCGTTCGTTCTCAAAAAATAAAGGAACAACTTGCCTGGGCAGCGGATAAAGAAAGACGGGCTTTGGCGATTCATTATGAGGGTGAACGTCAAGATCATTTTTTAAGTTTAAAAGTTGAGGGATTAAAGGAAGCTCCGATTACCATTTGTGTTACCTGTGACCCAACAAGAGGAGGCACTCATGTACTTGGTCGAAATTCTATTCCTGAAACAGATATGATGTCTGTTGCTTGCTCGATTCAAAATATGTGGCTTGCTTCTTGTGCAGAAGGAATAGCATTAGGTTGGGTCAGTTTTTATAAAAAAAATGACATAAGAGAAATTATGAAAATTCCACCTCACATAGATCCAGTAGCATTGTTATCTCTAGGTTATACAGATGAATATCCAGAAGCCCCAATATTGGAAACAAGTAAATGGGCTAAAAGGGAAGAGATAAGTAAATTAATATATGTAAATCATTGGGGATTGAAAAAATAA